The genomic stretch GAGAAACACAAATGCTGTCACAGTCATTACTAATCCTAGACCTGCCATTACCCAGAATATAACCCTCCAACTTGTGTAATTGACAATGATACCGCCTAGCACGGAACCAAAGGCAGTTCCGATCTGGGCTCCCGAAATAACCCAAGACATATTCGTACCTCTTTCTTCGGGAATAAAGAGATCACCAATGATGTGGGCAGCTATACTAAAAAAGGAAGTACCAAATAGGGCAGTAAGCGCTCTGAAGATAAAGAATGTCGGAAGATCTGGAGATACTGCCACAAGCACGGTACATATGCTGAACAAGAGAGCACAAACTAAGAAAGTAATCCTTCTTCCATAAATGTCTGAGCAAGGAGAGAAAATACACGGTGAAATGGACATGAAAATACAATACACTGCGCTGGAGATGTTGATGACTTCTCCAGTAGTGTTGAATCTGTCTGCAATTTCTGGGACAGCAGGCAAAAAAGCTAGTGACGACATAGGCGATAAGAAACCAGAAAGTGAAGCAATTACAACACAGATgttttttgttcttttggAAAATGTGTttccttcatcttcttttgttaGTTCACTATTGGCTTCAAGGtctgggtgcaaaatattCGCAGCCGCGGGGCGCGATAAGCTTGAGCGCTGCGACTGGATCCTCGACAACAGACGGGAGACCGCGTCTTCATTGACTCCTGAAAGTTCTATGGGAACAGCTTCATTATAGTGGGCAAAGTTGGGCAAGTTCTCTAGATCATTGTCAGAGTCTAGCGACTCTGTTCTGGCTAGATTGTGGGTGTTATCTTCTGTCGATTGCAGCTTCATATTTTCTAGCTTCGCAGAATCTCGTTGATCTGACGTCATATTTTTTAGTGGTGGCTCAAGTTCGTTATCTGAAGCCAGTTGAGCACATTTTGGACCAGATACGAGCAAGAAGGGCTTGGTCTACTATGCGGAGAGTCCAGGGGATCT from Scheffersomyces stipitis CBS 6054 chromosome 2, complete sequence encodes the following:
- the AQR3 gene encoding A Q resistance, giving the protein MTSDQRDSAKLENMKSQSTEDNTHNLARTESLDSDNDLENLPNFAHYNEAVPIELSGVNEDAVSRSLSRIQSQRSSLSRPAAANILHPDLEANSELTKEDEGNTFSKRTKNICVVIASLSGFLSPMSSLAFLPAVPEIADRFNTTGEVINISSAVYCIFMSISPCIFSPCSDIYGRRITFLVCALLFSICTVLVAVSPDLPTFFIFRALTALFGTSFFSIAAHIIGDLFIPEERGTNMSWVISGAQIGTAFGSVLGGIIVNYTSWRVIFWVMAGLGLVMTVTAFVFLPETSRQTKHSILLAEIRKDRPDKKFVFIPFNPLRIIVALKYPNLSIDGFITIAVVYAMYALLTPIRYVVDPRFNLTTPIYSGLFYLAPGMGYLVGSFFGGKWADHVVKKYIRIRGRRVPEDRLRTVLIPLGIVYPSCMLIYGWSIEKEKGGMPVPIIFMFISGIAQTCIFPASNAYCVDCLPELGGDAIGSSYFSRYLAAAVASATCLRSVDSIGVGWTSTISAFVLWIGFGCALVLIYWGEAMRVKSLVKYGLRKEEELVT